Proteins encoded within one genomic window of Nostoc sp. UHCC 0870:
- a CDS encoding tetratricopeptide repeat protein — MTKIVSYRKLYKKVIKHFYITMLFVKITRKNKLSVGLQAVTFASVLCFAYPTWGQQATKTNLRKDVCEPIAKVISKGNSNWPFLKQLCDNDVINSSSVVEVFCYLNGRILNISSGEVGKVCLISSEQVRGCSYKKIGDCPKIKGPDEDDAPTLITPHGVAILNSRPTISWIDSPMATSYIVQIEGKGVNWSVEIQDTQLPYPQDQPALQPGNVYNLNVIVKQGDEPKTATSSVFALIAQQRAEKVQGIIKRLEELNMPQDELAIDANYVYGAENLLNKAIEVLESQVKSGSQNPTVYRLLGERYLEVNLSDLAKQAYTKAIRLAQKKGDTNELVKARAGVQILNQIQLPMRRKAPQ; from the coding sequence TTGACCAAAATTGTTAGTTACCGTAAGCTATATAAGAAAGTAATCAAACATTTTTATATAACAATGCTTTTTGTAAAAATAACTAGAAAAAATAAATTGTCGGTGGGATTACAAGCAGTTACTTTTGCCTCAGTATTATGCTTTGCTTATCCTACATGGGGGCAGCAAGCTACAAAAACTAATCTAAGAAAAGATGTATGTGAACCCATAGCTAAAGTTATTAGTAAAGGGAATAGTAATTGGCCATTCCTCAAACAGCTTTGCGACAATGATGTAATTAATTCATCAAGTGTTGTTGAAGTTTTTTGTTATTTAAATGGAAGAATTTTGAATATTTCTAGTGGTGAAGTAGGAAAAGTATGTTTAATTTCTTCTGAGCAAGTTAGGGGATGCAGTTATAAAAAAATAGGGGACTGCCCAAAGATTAAGGGGCCTGATGAAGATGATGCACCAACATTAATAACTCCTCATGGAGTAGCTATTTTAAATTCACGTCCTACAATTTCGTGGATAGATAGTCCTATGGCTACGAGCTATATCGTGCAAATTGAAGGAAAAGGAGTTAATTGGTCGGTAGAAATCCAAGATACTCAATTGCCTTATCCTCAAGACCAACCAGCTTTGCAACCAGGAAATGTTTACAATTTAAACGTAATTGTGAAGCAAGGAGATGAACCAAAGACTGCTACATCTTCTGTATTTGCTTTGATTGCACAACAGAGAGCAGAAAAGGTGCAAGGTATAATCAAACGCCTTGAAGAATTAAATATGCCTCAAGATGAATTGGCGATTGATGCCAATTATGTATATGGAGCAGAAAATCTTCTGAATAAAGCAATTGAAGTATTGGAGTCACAAGTAAAATCAGGTTCTCAAAATCCAACTGTTTATCGATTATTAGGGGAGAGATACCTGGAAGTAAACTTGTCAGATTTGGCTAAACAAGCATATACAAAGGCAATTAGATTAGCTCAAAAAAAGGGTGATACTAACGAATTAGTAAAGGCACGGGCAGGAGTACAAATTCTCAATCAAATCCAGTTGCCAATGAGAAGAAAAGCTCCCCAGTAG
- a CDS encoding CHAT domain-containing protein, whose product MARKRNLFFSQLPTFLRKVKYIFLALALTLLLAFNQGMLLAAKPSLEQTAQTLTQQGFLQLQKGQAKSALQTWQLAYTAYQNLKNQQGMIGSLINQSLAFQALGSYLNACQTLQQALKLEYSICPSLTQENNIQNFAQLNQALEKQPIQKIQIIGLYNLGTVLRLMGEVDSSAIVLQKAFSMSQFLAEDSTFSHELLLSIANTEFTLYKQAKNQYFLIDEPVAKQKALTLAQSKIYSAFTTYQQLSDNQDKSALQASLNQLKILTELKSLPDLSPITSNLEHEIAHLIKQILNQLNFFENIPTIDYIYSQLNFSHQLVKIIHDVKLIDNHILSIAFSITQEALLRSQKLNNNRAISHSLGILGYIYNESSKLIQAQNYFEQAIALAQSVQAWDIAYEWQWQLGRLYQQNGNLQQAAKAYAAAIDSLDQVRGSILGINPDFQFAFQEKIEPVYHEYIDLLLSQEKPDLEQVIRIDDKLKVAELENFLRCGKLPMFSLIDSNQFANLPPIIYLIKTQDKLEVIVRTSLGELYEHRLPFNLIDDAVNNLLKFTQKKQFVNTQSHDFLSYCQTLYQLIFAPIQTYLPDSGTLIFVLDRYLQNLPMGMLYDGQNYLIQSYSISTDLNSQFSLAKPLNLKQSQVLVAGIFQDSPSLNDPIVPKSLKPLPEIKTEIEKIKLSATSAIELLNDDFTSSTIQKKFTNNPLQVVHFSTHAQYSSDPKQNFILAWDRPLNIHDIESILKKRYSGVDLLVLSACQTAKGDRRSSLGIAGIATQAGARSTVASLWLVDAESTAMFMAAFYQGLENRLTKAEALRLAQLTLLSTNKYSHPYYWGAFLLIGNWI is encoded by the coding sequence ATGGCAAGAAAACGGAATTTATTTTTCTCTCAATTACCAACTTTTTTAAGAAAAGTAAAATATATTTTTTTAGCACTGGCTTTAACACTCTTATTAGCGTTCAATCAAGGAATGTTACTAGCCGCCAAACCAAGTTTAGAACAAACTGCACAAACTCTCACCCAACAAGGATTTTTACAGTTACAAAAAGGGCAAGCTAAATCGGCACTACAAACCTGGCAATTAGCTTATACAGCTTATCAAAACTTAAAAAATCAACAGGGTATGATTGGTAGTTTAATTAACCAGAGTTTGGCATTTCAAGCTTTAGGTTCTTACCTTAACGCTTGTCAAACTCTCCAGCAAGCCTTGAAACTAGAATACTCGATTTGTCCAAGCCTTACACAAGAAAATAACATACAAAATTTTGCACAATTAAATCAGGCTTTAGAAAAACAACCAATACAGAAAATTCAAATCATTGGACTATATAATTTAGGGACTGTACTCCGGCTCATGGGCGAAGTTGATTCCTCTGCTATTGTTTTACAAAAAGCTTTCAGCATGAGTCAATTTTTGGCAGAAGATTCTACATTTTCTCATGAATTATTACTCAGTATAGCCAATACAGAATTTACGCTTTACAAACAAGCCAAAAATCAATATTTTTTAATTGATGAGCCTGTAGCTAAACAAAAAGCCCTTACCTTAGCTCAATCTAAGATTTATTCCGCTTTCACAACCTATCAGCAACTCAGTGATAACCAAGATAAATCTGCACTACAGGCTAGTTTAAATCAATTAAAAATTTTAACAGAGCTAAAATCTTTACCTGACTTATCTCCAATCACTTCTAATTTAGAACACGAAATAGCTCACTTAATCAAACAAATATTAAATCAACTTAATTTTTTTGAAAATATCCCGACAATTGATTATATTTACTCTCAACTTAATTTCTCTCATCAGCTTGTTAAAATTATTCATGACGTTAAGTTAATTGACAACCATATATTATCTATCGCTTTTTCAATTACTCAAGAAGCCTTACTTCGCTCTCAAAAATTAAATAATAATCGGGCAATTTCTCACTCTTTAGGAATACTCGGTTATATCTACAATGAATCAAGTAAATTAATCCAAGCACAAAACTATTTTGAACAAGCTATAGCCCTAGCACAATCAGTACAAGCATGGGATATCGCCTATGAGTGGCAATGGCAATTGGGACGTTTATATCAACAGAATGGCAATTTACAACAAGCAGCCAAAGCCTACGCCGCAGCTATTGACAGTCTTGACCAAGTAAGAGGTAGTATTCTCGGTATTAATCCTGATTTTCAGTTTGCTTTTCAAGAAAAGATAGAACCAGTTTACCATGAATATATTGACCTTCTTCTTTCACAGGAAAAACCGGATTTAGAACAAGTAATTAGAATTGATGACAAATTAAAAGTAGCTGAATTAGAAAATTTCCTCCGGTGTGGTAAACTCCCTATGTTTTCTCTTATTGACAGTAATCAATTCGCAAATTTACCACCTATAATCTACTTAATTAAAACTCAAGATAAATTAGAAGTTATTGTTAGAACATCACTAGGAGAACTTTATGAGCATCGGTTGCCTTTTAATTTAATTGATGATGCTGTTAATAATCTGCTCAAATTCACTCAAAAAAAGCAGTTCGTTAATACTCAGAGTCATGATTTTCTTAGCTACTGCCAAACTCTTTATCAATTAATATTTGCTCCTATTCAAACTTATCTACCAGATTCAGGAACGTTAATATTTGTCTTGGATAGATACCTTCAGAATTTACCTATGGGTATGTTATACGATGGTCAAAACTATTTAATACAATCTTATAGTATTTCCACAGATTTAAATTCTCAATTTTCTCTTGCTAAACCTTTAAATTTAAAACAATCTCAAGTATTAGTAGCTGGAATTTTTCAAGACAGTCCCAGCTTAAATGATCCTATCGTTCCTAAGAGTCTCAAACCTTTACCTGAAATAAAAACAGAAATTGAAAAAATTAAATTGAGTGCTACTTCTGCTATTGAACTGCTGAATGATGATTTCACTAGCTCTACAATTCAAAAAAAATTTACCAACAATCCGCTTCAAGTTGTTCATTTCAGTACCCATGCTCAATACAGTTCTGACCCCAAGCAAAATTTCATCTTAGCCTGGGATCGACCGCTTAACATTCATGATATCGAATCTATTCTGAAAAAAAGATATTCAGGAGTTGATTTACTTGTTCTCAGTGCTTGTCAAACAGCAAAAGGAGATAGACGTTCATCTCTCGGTATCGCTGGAATAGCAACCCAGGCCGGCGCACGTAGCACTGTTGCCAGTTTATGGTTAGTTGATGCTGAATCTACAGCTATGTTTATGGCAGCATTTTATCAAGGTTTAGAAAATCGTCTGACTAAAGCTGAGGCTCTAAGACTTGCACAACTAACTTTGCTCTCAACTAATAAATATTCCCATCCATACTACTGGGGAGCTTTTCTTCTCATTGGCAACTGGATTTGA
- a CDS encoding ShlB/FhaC/HecB family hemolysin secretion/activation protein has translation MNTQSLLASLVANNLFLTPVEANQINSENIPIIQNLPRLPSTFTPHQQPTIPPTSLPIPSQSPIPNTQQIIKIRKFIFQGNTVFSNQELEKLVASFVGKEISFSNLLQVTDTVTNYYVDKGYINSGAYLPVSENQSLKINEAVVTIGIVEGKLEQINIIGGDGLRPTGGGRLHNYIRARIPQPILNNKRLLSALQLLQQDPLLAKISASLKDGTTPDKAVLNIYVTPRQEFKANVALDNYRSPATGSFQRRLELSQTNLLGLGDTLSVGYRNTDGSNALTASYSLPLNHQNGTIGFSYANISNNIIEEPFTTLDIVSDARLYELTYRQPLLRQASATSAQEFALGLTASRLENESSLQNTPFPISAGADPNGRTRVSAVRFSQDWTNRSTLSSLFVRSQFSWGLDAFDSTINTNAPDGRFFSWFGEGTWLRRLGDTSLLMRTRLQLADRPLPSLEQFSLGGINTVRGYRQDTFISDNGFLLSTELRIPTWKNASQELQIIPFIDFGTTWNNSTSDISSTSGSLTSVGLGIEYSSSRFNARLDWGIPLNDSNSNFKTWQENGIYFSLNYQLF, from the coding sequence GTGAATACACAATCACTATTAGCCTCTCTAGTAGCAAATAACTTATTTTTAACACCAGTTGAAGCCAATCAAATAAATTCCGAAAATATCCCAATTATACAGAATCTTCCTAGATTACCTTCGACTTTTACCCCACATCAACAGCCGACAATTCCGCCTACTTCCTTACCAATACCTTCTCAATCACCAATACCAAACACACAGCAAATAATCAAAATCAGAAAATTTATTTTTCAAGGAAATACAGTCTTTAGTAATCAGGAATTAGAGAAACTGGTAGCTTCTTTTGTAGGGAAAGAAATTTCTTTCTCTAATTTGTTACAAGTTACTGATACTGTTACTAACTACTATGTAGACAAAGGTTACATCAACTCTGGAGCTTACCTCCCTGTATCAGAAAACCAATCACTCAAGATTAATGAGGCAGTGGTTACTATTGGCATAGTAGAAGGGAAACTAGAACAAATCAATATTATCGGTGGCGATGGGCTGCGCCCCACCGGAGGTGGTCGCTTGCACAATTATATTCGCGCACGTATTCCACAACCGATACTCAACAACAAGCGTTTATTATCAGCGTTACAACTGCTACAACAAGACCCATTACTGGCAAAAATTTCAGCCAGCTTGAAGGACGGTACTACACCTGATAAAGCGGTTTTGAATATTTATGTTACTCCTCGTCAAGAGTTTAAAGCTAATGTCGCTCTAGACAATTATCGTTCTCCAGCTACTGGAAGCTTCCAGCGTAGATTAGAGCTATCCCAAACTAACTTACTCGGACTAGGCGATACTCTCAGCGTCGGATACAGGAATACAGATGGCAGCAATGCTCTAACCGCTAGTTACTCTCTTCCCTTGAATCACCAAAACGGCACAATCGGCTTTTCCTATGCCAATATTTCTAACAATATAATTGAAGAACCTTTTACCACCTTAGACATTGTTTCTGATGCCCGCCTGTACGAACTAACCTACAGACAACCTTTACTCCGTCAAGCTTCAGCCACCTCCGCCCAAGAATTTGCTCTTGGATTGACAGCTAGCAGACTAGAAAATGAATCATCTTTGCAAAATACTCCCTTTCCTATATCTGCGGGAGCAGACCCCAATGGTCGCACACGGGTTTCTGCTGTTAGGTTTTCTCAAGACTGGACAAATCGTAGCACATTGTCATCTTTATTTGTCCGCTCTCAGTTTAGCTGGGGACTTGATGCTTTCGATTCCACTATTAACACCAATGCACCTGATGGACGTTTTTTCAGTTGGTTTGGTGAAGGAACATGGCTTAGACGCTTAGGTGATACTTCTTTGCTTATGAGAACTCGTCTCCAATTGGCAGATAGGCCTTTACCTTCACTTGAACAATTTAGTCTTGGTGGAATCAATACTGTACGTGGTTATCGGCAAGATACTTTCATCTCCGACAATGGATTTTTACTTTCTACCGAACTGCGTATCCCCACCTGGAAAAATGCTTCCCAAGAATTACAAATTATCCCTTTTATTGATTTCGGTACAACATGGAACAATTCCACTTCTGATATTTCCAGCACTTCTGGTTCATTAACCTCTGTCGGCTTAGGCATTGAATACAGTAGCTCCCGCTTTAATGCCCGATTAGATTGGGGTATCCCTTTAAATGACTCAAACTCTAATTTCAAAACATGGCAAGAAAACGGAATTTATTTTTCTCTCAATTACCAACTTTTTTAA
- a CDS encoding two-partner secretion domain-containing protein, whose amino-acid sequence MTPDLTLPNNSTTTLDGNTRIIEGGTQVGNNLFHSFQDFSILTGTSVQFNNGLDVQNIITRITGSSVSNIDGLISANGTANLFLINPSGIVFGPNARLDIGGSFLATTADAIEFPNGSFSATNPQAPLLTIDIPIGLQFNGNSGSITVQGAGQGLIAPSSLFSPTIPNNNSLHLSVNEKQTLALLADKITLEGANLASQSGNIELGSINSGFINLIPASNGWSFNYEGVSHFDDINISKQSLINASGNPGGLVQAHGANIDLQDGSIILIQNLGNTSSGNISVSASASLLVQGTSPDGNISSSLRAESLNTGKGGDIRISTQKLVLQDGARINSTTYSDALGGNVIIDASNSINLLPNRFANPFRRGDIISTMGAVTVSKGNAGYVQISTDQLYITDGGAIASSTFGSGNGNTVTINAKFIEITGFKLERSAPSNIGSATFSSGNAGAVNINTSILKLKDGAIVNSASLASGDAGSVNINARESVEVSGQSINSQPSFISSSANTVNEAVRGILNLPSIPSGSSGRVTINTENLNINQGGLISVGNIGTGNAGDLSVTANTIQLKSGNINATTSVGQGGNISLNSQNIDLSNGIISATAGTNGTNGNGGNVDINTGVLVLQNNSSITANAFEGRGGNIKITTQGLFVSQNSKITASSEQGVNGSVKINTSQLDFGFSGIKASTFDPTEIKNTCSPEPPNQTEQLSITGKGGIPRNPSDILDATVGWTDESSESIVAPTTPIDQSNQIENQAIVSAQGWKNNGDGTVSFTVTPNDLTISNPISEPPCHFNISDSQ is encoded by the coding sequence ATGACCCCTGATCTAACTCTGCCTAATAATTCCACCACCACATTAGATGGAAACACCAGAATTATCGAAGGGGGAACTCAAGTAGGAAATAATCTTTTCCACAGTTTTCAGGACTTCTCCATACTTACAGGAACTAGCGTTCAGTTCAACAACGGGCTAGATGTGCAAAACATCATCACTCGAATTACTGGTAGTTCTGTATCTAATATTGATGGGTTAATTAGTGCTAACGGTACAGCTAACTTATTCTTGATTAACCCTAGTGGTATCGTCTTTGGCCCTAATGCTCGTTTGGATATCGGTGGTTCGTTTTTAGCTACTACCGCCGATGCTATTGAGTTCCCTAATGGTTCTTTTAGTGCTACTAATCCTCAAGCACCGCTACTCACAATTGATATTCCTATTGGGCTACAATTCAATGGCAACTCAGGAAGTATTACCGTGCAGGGAGCAGGACAAGGATTGATTGCTCCAAGTTCACTCTTTTCACCCACTATTCCAAATAATAATTCACTGCATTTATCTGTAAATGAAAAGCAAACATTAGCTTTACTGGCTGACAAAATCACTTTAGAGGGGGCTAATTTAGCCTCTCAAAGTGGAAATATTGAGTTAGGCAGTATAAATTCAGGTTTTATTAACCTTATTCCCGCTTCTAACGGCTGGTCTTTTAATTATGAAGGAGTATCCCACTTCGACGATATTAATATTTCTAAGCAATCTCTAATTAATGCAAGTGGCAATCCCGGTGGATTGGTTCAAGCACACGGAGCCAATATTGATTTGCAAGATGGTTCAATCATATTAATTCAAAATCTAGGAAACACTTCATCTGGAAATATTAGCGTAAGTGCTTCTGCTTCTCTATTGGTACAAGGAACTTCTCCAGACGGCAATATTTCGAGTAGCTTACGAGCAGAAAGCCTAAATACCGGAAAAGGTGGTGATATTAGAATTTCTACTCAGAAGCTAGTCCTTCAAGATGGAGCAAGAATCAACTCAACTACATACAGTGATGCTTTAGGAGGTAATGTAATTATTGATGCCTCTAATTCAATAAATTTATTACCTAATAGATTTGCTAATCCTTTTCGTAGAGGAGATATTATCAGTACGATGGGTGCTGTTACAGTTTCTAAAGGAAATGCTGGCTATGTCCAGATTTCTACTGATCAGCTATACATCACTGATGGCGGAGCAATAGCATCCTCAACTTTTGGCTCTGGAAACGGAAATACAGTAACTATCAATGCCAAATTTATCGAAATTACAGGCTTCAAATTAGAACGCTCTGCACCAAGTAATATAGGCTCTGCAACCTTTAGCTCTGGAAATGCTGGGGCTGTTAATATAAATACATCAATTTTAAAATTAAAAGACGGAGCAATAGTTAACTCAGCTTCTTTAGCATCTGGAGATGCTGGTAGTGTCAATATTAATGCTAGAGAATCTGTAGAGGTGAGTGGACAATCGATAAACTCTCAGCCTAGCTTCATCAGTTCTTCAGCTAACACTGTTAACGAAGCTGTGAGAGGAATTCTTAACCTACCTTCAATTCCTTCTGGTTCTAGCGGAAGAGTAACTATTAATACTGAAAATTTGAATATTAATCAAGGAGGGCTAATTAGCGTAGGAAATATTGGCACAGGTAATGCTGGTGATCTTAGCGTTACCGCTAATACAATTCAGCTTAAAAGCGGAAATATTAATGCCACAACATCTGTTGGTCAAGGCGGCAATATCAGCTTGAACTCGCAAAACATTGATTTGTCCAACGGTATTATCTCTGCAACCGCAGGTACAAACGGCACTAATGGCAATGGTGGAAATGTTGACATTAATACAGGCGTATTAGTCTTGCAAAACAATAGCAGCATCACAGCTAATGCTTTTGAAGGAAGAGGCGGGAATATTAAAATCACAACTCAAGGCTTATTTGTGTCACAAAACAGTAAAATTACAGCTAGTTCCGAACAAGGTGTTAATGGCTCTGTTAAAATCAATACTTCACAACTAGACTTTGGCTTCTCTGGGATCAAGGCTTCAACTTTTGACCCTACTGAAATTAAAAATACTTGTTCTCCAGAACCGCCAAATCAAACTGAGCAACTATCAATCACAGGTAAGGGAGGAATACCTAGAAACCCTTCCGATATTCTCGATGCTACGGTGGGATGGACAGACGAATCCTCAGAATCAATCGTCGCTCCCACTACACCAATAGACCAATCTAATCAAATTGAAAATCAAGCTATCGTTTCAGCACAAGGCTGGAAAAATAACGGTGACGGAACTGTAAGTTTCACTGTTACACCTAATGATTTAACTATTTCTAACCCCATATCAGAACCACCCTGTCATTTCAATATTTCTGATAGCCAGTAA
- a CDS encoding glycosyltransferase, with amino-acid sequence MSQKKSKAANQKLKITILTVGSRGDVQPYCALGIGLRDAGHRVTVATNENYGEFVRQFDLEFAPIAGNFQELLQSKKGQELIAGEKVQLVSEELFKQQLESGWEACQGTDVIIYTPLTNWAYHMVEKLGVPCFFASVIPATPTGMFPFLRFARTTKNPLKKVLNYASYFVAEFLYWQRYRKLINQFRTQRLQLPPLPYLGKRFRKKPPANVAKIPALYGFSTNVIPRPKDWPSWVYVTGYWFIDLAPTYEPPEELVDCLGQKLTPVCFGFGSMTMQRPEYLTYFIVEALKKVRQRGILLSGWGNVGRIVNVKDSIRVFVINEVPHDWLFPQVSAVVHHGGASTTAAVLRAGIPSVIVPFFAEQPIWGEKLMRLGISPAPIPYKKVSEETLAAAIKVVLGDEVMRSKAQELGEKID; translated from the coding sequence TTGAGCCAAAAGAAATCTAAAGCAGCAAACCAAAAACTGAAGATTACGATCTTAACAGTAGGATCTAGGGGAGATGTGCAGCCCTATTGTGCCTTGGGCATTGGTTTAAGAGATGCAGGACACAGGGTGACAGTAGCAACAAATGAGAACTATGGGGAATTTGTCAGGCAATTTGATTTAGAGTTTGCACCCATAGCGGGAAATTTTCAAGAGCTATTGCAATCAAAAAAAGGTCAGGAATTAATTGCGGGAGAAAAAGTTCAACTGGTGAGCGAAGAGCTATTTAAGCAACAATTAGAGTCGGGCTGGGAAGCTTGTCAAGGCACAGACGTAATCATCTACACCCCGCTAACAAACTGGGCATATCACATGGTAGAGAAATTAGGCGTACCATGTTTCTTTGCATCAGTTATACCAGCGACTCCAACAGGAATGTTCCCATTTTTGAGATTCGCCCGAACAACAAAAAATCCACTCAAAAAAGTCCTTAACTATGCCAGTTACTTTGTAGCGGAGTTTTTGTACTGGCAGAGATACCGAAAACTAATCAACCAATTCAGAACCCAAAGATTGCAACTGCCTCCCTTGCCCTATCTAGGCAAACGCTTCCGTAAGAAACCCCCGGCTAATGTAGCAAAAATTCCGGCACTGTATGGATTCAGCACGAATGTAATTCCTAGACCAAAGGACTGGCCTAGCTGGGTGTATGTGACAGGATACTGGTTTATTGACCTTGCTCCCACCTATGAGCCGCCGGAAGAACTGGTGGATTGTTTGGGACAAAAGCTAACACCTGTGTGTTTTGGATTCGGCAGTATGACAATGCAACGTCCAGAGTATTTGACGTATTTTATTGTGGAGGCGTTGAAAAAAGTTCGTCAACGGGGCATTTTATTATCAGGTTGGGGAAATGTGGGCAGGATAGTTAATGTGAAAGATTCAATACGCGTGTTTGTGATCAATGAAGTGCCGCATGATTGGCTGTTTCCTCAAGTGTCGGCAGTAGTTCATCATGGAGGAGCAAGTACAACGGCGGCCGTACTAAGAGCAGGGATACCCTCAGTGATAGTACCCTTTTTTGCAGAACAACCGATTTGGGGTGAAAAACTAATGAGGCTGGGGATAAGTCCTGCACCAATACCGTATAAGAAAGTATCAGAAGAGACTTTAGCAGCAGCGATTAAGGTAGTGCTGGGTGATGAAGTGATGCGCTCAAAAGCACAAGAGTTAGGTGAGAAAATTGATTGA
- a CDS encoding DEAD/DEAH box helicase yields the protein MFSLRDYQQDLVSKTFATWSNGMRKVLLQLSTGGGKTIIFAAVASKLTAEGSGVLVVAHREELITQATEKLAAVTKVQPGIIKAGYKPTDSLIQVASIQTLARRQTYPTAKLVIIDEAHHASANSYRRLLDAYPDALILGLTATPRREDGYGLRDIFDHLICSITTKELIALGHLTDYKLIAGFKYSQHKVPQKRDFTKKELEEVASDYKPSEVLKQWKNFCPGNKTVIFAVNVKHSQQIAAVFCADGITCEHLDGETPNNQRKAILDRFRSGQTQVISNCAILTEGFDCPDSSAAVIARPTSSVTLWLQMIGRILRPAPGKESATILDMTDNWFRLGRPCDNRKWSLDPVSCDPDTQGVRCCPHCHHVFKPMVPLVRTKEYFNSKTAEFVIQYEADCPNCRKSFKWVLEESSVRENDGVPVIVSSVDIEFKEVPPEVRSILLVPIIQAKKRKFRSPEKKLIFYNSTIRNWFLNCQEVNLRELLYAIELLGCPEEIFDESIEFLAYRVRNAQEWLDVTKIMSSRPDNVKKVIWTRLSHLEKDRLNKMKAEYENETKEWLSEENLSTTAEYLEACQDMEMFSCLWQIYKKPAIKAAIERLSADKRDQINQWIAQLDKASY from the coding sequence ATGTTCAGTCTGCGCGATTACCAACAAGATTTAGTTTCAAAAACCTTCGCCACATGGTCGAATGGAATGAGAAAAGTATTGCTGCAACTAAGCACGGGTGGTGGCAAGACTATTATCTTTGCAGCAGTGGCATCTAAATTGACAGCCGAGGGTTCAGGTGTGTTGGTAGTCGCTCACAGAGAGGAGTTGATTACCCAGGCCACAGAGAAACTGGCGGCGGTGACAAAAGTGCAACCGGGCATCATCAAAGCCGGATACAAGCCAACCGATTCGTTAATTCAAGTAGCCAGTATCCAAACTCTTGCTCGTCGCCAAACTTACCCGACAGCCAAGCTTGTCATCATTGATGAAGCGCACCATGCTTCAGCGAATAGTTACCGCAGATTGTTAGATGCTTATCCAGATGCCTTGATTTTGGGACTGACAGCCACACCAAGACGGGAAGATGGTTATGGATTGCGAGATATTTTTGACCACCTGATTTGCTCAATCACGACCAAAGAATTAATCGCCCTGGGACACTTGACAGATTACAAATTAATCGCAGGCTTTAAATATTCCCAGCACAAAGTCCCTCAAAAACGCGACTTCACCAAAAAAGAATTAGAAGAAGTAGCTTCTGACTACAAACCCTCTGAGGTATTAAAGCAGTGGAAAAATTTTTGTCCTGGTAACAAGACAGTTATCTTTGCAGTCAACGTCAAGCACTCTCAACAGATTGCAGCAGTGTTTTGTGCTGATGGCATCACCTGCGAACATTTGGACGGAGAAACACCAAATAATCAACGTAAAGCAATTTTAGATAGATTTCGTAGTGGTCAAACACAGGTCATTAGTAATTGTGCAATTTTGACAGAGGGATTTGATTGTCCTGACTCTAGTGCGGCGGTGATTGCTCGACCTACTAGCAGTGTGACTCTCTGGCTGCAAATGATTGGCAGAATATTGCGTCCTGCACCGGGAAAAGAATCTGCAACTATCCTAGATATGACTGATAACTGGTTTAGGCTAGGCCGTCCCTGTGACAACAGAAAATGGAGTCTAGACCCAGTATCCTGCGACCCAGATACCCAAGGGGTGAGATGCTGTCCCCACTGTCACCATGTCTTCAAACCAATGGTTCCCTTAGTTCGTACCAAAGAATACTTTAATTCTAAGACAGCAGAGTTTGTTATCCAATATGAAGCAGATTGTCCTAATTGCCGTAAATCTTTTAAGTGGGTATTAGAGGAATCTTCTGTTAGAGAAAATGATGGAGTACCAGTAATTGTTTCTAGCGTTGATATTGAGTTCAAAGAAGTTCCGCCTGAAGTCCGTTCAATTTTACTTGTGCCAATTATTCAAGCCAAAAAACGCAAGTTTAGAAGCCCAGAAAAAAAGTTAATTTTCTATAATTCTACAATTAGAAACTGGTTTTTAAATTGCCAAGAAGTAAATCTCAGAGAATTACTTTACGCTATTGAGCTACTTGGTTGTCCAGAAGAAATATTTGATGAGAGCATAGAATTTTTAGCCTACCGTGTTCGCAACGCTCAAGAATGGTTAGACGTGACCAAAATTATGTCTAGTCGTCCAGACAATGTGAAGAAAGTTATTTGGACTAGGTTATCTCATCTAGAAAAAGACAGACTGAACAAAATGAAAGCAGAGTATGAAAATGAAACTAAGGAATGGTTGAGTGAAGAAAATTTGTCAACTACAGCAGAGTATTTAGAAGCTTGC